ATGTCCATTTACAAACCTTTTCCCTATTCTATCTTAAGAAATTCAAAATAGCCTCTCTTTTTTAAtgtaaatttcttttatttagaccaaaataaaaaatgaattaaaaaaaatccaagTCCAAAGAAACTACTACACCTaatttagatttgaattatttaaaaaaaaaaacatcatttttatttaaataatttaattaaaaagaaccAACTCAAAAGTTTTgacttttattttcatataagaaaagaaaaagtaaaaatccCCAATTAGCTTTATTTTATTGAacaaaaacttaatttatttgAGCATTAAGGGACTCACAATTTAAAGTGATAGAGTGTAAACTTAAAAATAAGTACTCTTCATGGTATTTGAACTCTTGACTAACTAAAATGTAcatatttttttccctttttttattttaaggaaGCCATTGTTCACTAATAGTATCTAACACTAGAAttaaggtaattgtgattaattagccatatttaataataattattaaaaactcaacatttaattacaccaataatttttaacatatacttttctccaaaatattattttaaagtaaTACTAAAcccaatttatattattttttgaaaatataacgaaaagaaaaaaagaaaaagaaaaaatccaACATAATGAGAAAGAAAGATATTTTTTTGAGAGTGGAATATCTTTTtattgaataaaatattaattaggtctattaaaaaaaattaaaataaatatataaggaaaaataggaagaagaagaagagaaagagaaagaggttGGTCTCTTTCAAATTAACAATATATTCTCTCTTCTCTCTGTAATACTCTCTttactcttcttcttcattcGAATATATATCTGAGAATAAAGATCGAAACTTTGGGAAGAAAAACTATGGATCATCAAGTTATTATGCAGAGGCCGAAGACCAAGATCGTCTGTACTCTAGGACCTGCATCGAGGTCGGTTCCCATGGTTGAAAAGCTTTTAAGGGCTGGTATGAATGTTGCTCGATTCAACTTCTCTCATGGATCTCACGAATACCATCAAGAAACTCTTGATAATCTTCAACAAGCCATGGAAAACACTGGGATCCTCTGCGCCGTCATGCTCGATACAAAGGTACAACCTTTTCTGGTTTTTGACATCTGGGTATTTTCGATTTTGATTTTTGGGTATCTGGGTGTTGATTTTTCGATCCGTATTTTTGGGAATCTGATGGGAAATTTcagtttgtttgtttgttttgtttagtgtttttgtctttttgtttgttttgtcgTTTTTATTTGCTTTTTTGTTTTGTAAATGGATTGTCTTTGATTGGTTGGCTATACTGTTTTCAACTGAtaacacttaaattttaaaGCCTTTTAAGATCAGTTGATGATGAATTTTTTTGGTTCCTTTGATTGATTTTGAGTGTTGGTTAATTTAAAGTTTAGGGGAAAAAGAAATGTAGTGATCAACTGTGGAAGTTGTTGTGGTCCTTAGATGCAAAATTTGTTTGGTAGCCCTGATTTTTAAGTGGGAAAAGATATGATTTTTCAATGATTTTGTACTTATGATTATACTTACATCAATGGTTATTATGCTTGTACTTTAAGAATCTCAGTTGCATCTGCAATGTTTGGTTGGCTATTGTTTTCAACTGATTAATAGATGATGAAATTTCAGGTTCCTTTGATTAATTTTGTACTAAAAAACTTACTGTTTAATTGATTAGTTATGAGTTGTGGTTAATCAAAAAATTAGGGGAAAAAGAAATGTAGTCATTTTGAAGTtgtaaagatttaatttttcagtgatttttgtACTTGTGATTATACTTACATCAATGGGGTTATTATGTTTGGTTTTTTTAGGGTCCTGAGATTAGAACTGGGTTTTTGAAAGATGGGAAGCCTATTCAACTAAAGAAGGGCAATGAGATCACAATATCAACTGATTATACTCTCAAGGGTGATGAGAGTACTATTTGTATGAGTTACAAGAAATTGGCTGTGGATGTCAAGCCAGGGATGGTTATACTATGTGCAGATGGTACAATTTCGTTCACTGTTTTGTCATGTGATGTGAAGAACGGTTTGTTGAGGTGTCGGTGTGAGAACTCTGCTGTTCTTGGTGAGAGGAAGAATGTTAATCTTCCTGGTGTTATAGTTGATCTTCCAACCTTGACTGAGAAGGACAAAGAGGATATTTTGCAGTGGGGTGTTCCTAACAAGATCGATATGATCGCCCTTTCTTTTGTTCGTAAAGGTTCTGACCTTGTTGAGGTTCGCAAGTTGCTCGGGAAGCATTCTAAGAATATCATGCTCATGTCCAAGGTACTGGTTTTTGCTCTGTGCTCTTTGACGAGTTGAATGAAATCAagcttttgttttatttattgtgGTTTAACTCGGTTTTTTGTGTTTGGAATTTGATATTGTGTAGGTTGAGAATCAAGAAGGTGTGGCTAACTTTGATGACATCCTTGCCAATTCGGATGCATTTATGGTTGCGAGAGGTGATCTCGGGATGGAGATTCCAATTGAGAAGATTTTCCTGGCTCAGAAAGTGATGATTTACAAGTGCAACATTCAAGGGAAACCTGTTGTTACGGCCACTCAGATGTTGGAGTCGATGATTAAGTCGCCTAGGCCAACTAGGGCTGAAGCAACCGATGTTGCCAATGCTGTTCTTGATGGAACTGATTGTGTTATGCTTAGTGGTGAAACAGCTGCTGGAGCATATCCCGAGCTTGCAGTTCGCACCATGGCTAAGATCTGTGTTGAGGCAGAGAACACCATTGATTACGGTGATGTCTTCAAGAGAGTTATGGAACACTCTCCGGTGCCAATGAGTCCATTGGAAAGTTTGGCTGCCACTGCTGTTAAAACAGCAAACTCATCGAAAGCAACTCTCATTCTAGTCCTCACCAGAGGAGGAAGCACAGCCAAACTGGTGGCCAAGTACAGACCGGGAATGCCAATATTGTCTGTTGTTGTCCCCGAGCTCAAGACAGACTCTTTCGATTGGTCATGCAGCGATGAAGCCCCAGCAAGGCACAGCCTCATCTTTCGCGGTTTGGTTCCTGTTTTGAGTGCAGGGTCTTCAAGGGCATCTTCAGCTGAGACAACCGAAGAAGCACTCGAGTTCGCCATTCAACATGCCAAGTCTAAGGGACTCTGCAAGATCGGAGACTCGGTGGTAGCTCTACATCGCGATGGAACTGCTTCGGTGATCAAGATCTTGACTGTGAAGTGAGTGATTCATCATCAGATCACTTGAATTTTTGGATGTTCACATTCTCaatttgtttcttttttgtttaaaagaaaaaaggtCTTGTTTTATTGCTGTTGGTGAAAAGGGGGGGTTTTTTTTGGAGGTGGTAATTAAGGCCTCGgatattttgatttattttttgttatgaaTTTCTATTTCAAGATAGaaaaaaacattattattaGTCACAACCCaccatttattatatatatgctcCGGTGAGACTGGTGAGCTGAATTaatcttaaattattatttgtcaTTTTTCTACTTGAAATTATCTCTTTTGTGAGTTACATTAGAGGCAACAATTTGTGTTTGTGGGTTGTATTCGTGTCGTATTAAGCTTAGTTAGTTATTAAAGGTAAATACCAAATTTGATCCATTTCGTATTAAAAACTAAAACTCAAACTTAACCCGTTGAAACAAGGATAGAtcatatttaattttagttaatttaTCAACTCATTAACATGTTTACAGTCTTTTTATAACACATTTATGAGCAATTTAACATGTTTATAttatacttaattaaaaaaatataatttacttgtaataaatatattaatttaagagTATACATactgcaaaaaaaaaagtataatacTCTATTATTGTGTTATTTTTAGATTAAGCGTGTTAATTTAAAAATGACTcgtttaataaaaaatagttatgTTAACCCAAAAATAATCCAAATCTATTTAAAACAaatctaaatttatttattttgtgtgaATTTTAAGTAGTGTTTTAGACTTAGATTGCCACCCCTAAGTTACACCTTGTTATAGTGAAAACACAAACTTTGACCAATAAAAGAAATGGACATCTAGAAGACAGAATGTCATAAACCAGTTTATAATCAGAGTTGAACAGATCCAACAAAAACTTTGACCAATGTAAAGGAAAAGGGGAAGAAATTACCATCCACATGAATGTAAATGACCCTATCAAAATTGAGTAAAACtatctaaataatattttatattacattgTGAGACAAAATTGTATTATTAGTTAGGCAGACATTGATGAAAAAGATGTAATATAAAGATTTTTCCAATACATTGAAAGACTAAGAAAATACTTTTCTATTTCTTTCATCAATTCCCATTGGATTCATTCATGTTATTACTCAGATCCCCCACATGGGATTTATCTCAAAGTCTTCATCTTTATGATGATATTTCAGAAGCTCATCACATTTGATTGGGCTCCACCATCAAACACAAAATACAGACTAAAATACCAAAACCATTTTTAACCAATACCATCAAAATCTCAAAGGCCAAGAATTTGAAGAAGTAACTTTGCTTGTAATAAGGTAAAATACACCCATCCGGTTTTGATAGATCCCTATTTATTTGGACACACAGACaaaaatttagtttaatttttttttaatgatgcATAAATTGTGTCTAGTTAGAATCaaccttaaatttttaaattttttttttgaataatttacctTGCTAAAGTAAGATTCAATTACTTACTGCACATAACAAAATACTTAAACCTTAAAATGTTCGGAATCATttgaatcataaaaaaaaattaaactaaaaaattctccCATACACCAAAATAGATAAAAAGTCTACCGAAAACATCTCTTTAAGGAGGTAAACTATAGACCTACCCAAAAACAAGaagcattttttttataagctTTGGAGTTTCATTGTTCCTCAAAGTTCACAACTTTATGACGATAATTTACAATCCCACATTCCCACTACTACTattatcaatcatcaaacacatAACACATATTGAAAGACCAAAAACCATTCGTTCAATACCATCAAAATCTCAAAAGGGCATGAAATTTTTCTATACACATGATAAGTAAAAAAGACAAGCTTTTTATATAACCCTTTGTAGTTTCAGATTcaacaaaagtaaaaaaaaaggtTTGGCACTATGTACACAAAAGCATTCAATTCAATTTGAAGAAAACTTGGTAAATgaacaacaaaacaaaaaagacAGACTTAAATACCAAAACCATTTTTACCCAACACCATCAAAGAAGCATTTTTTATAAGCTTGGTAGTTTCATTATTCCTCATAGTTCACACCTTTATGATCATCAAACACATAACTTAACACAGATTGAAAGACCAAAAACCattcattcaaaataccataaaaatctcaaaaggaCATGAATGTGAGTTAAGAAACATGATTGTAAAATgatgccaaaaaaaaaacaagcttTATATATAACCTTTGTAGCTTCATATTCAACAAGTAAAAAAGGTTTGGCACTATGTACACAAAAGCATTCAATTCAATTTGAAGCAAACTTAGTAAAAtgaacaacaaaacaacaagaGAACCTGAAAAAATATGTAAACTTTTCAACTCAATTCTCATTTGCTTGAAATCCATTTCCATTTCCATTTCCACTCCCACCACCACCATTACTACCTCCATTTCCATTtgatgatgatgttgatgatgaagaagaagaaaacaaattgaAAGGCCATGACAATGAGAACCTTCTTCCACTACTACTTCCATTTCTTCCATCTCCATCAttatgttcttcttcttctcctccttcttcttcttcttctccaacAACAACCACAGAATTATCATTACCACCATTCTTAGATTCATCAGAAGCAATCTGAAACCTACAAACAGGACAAGAGCTATGAAGCTCAAGCCATGGCAAAATACAATCTTTATGAAATTTATGCTTACAAGGCATCTCTTTAGCTTCACAACCAATCTCAAAATCATCTAAACAGACAGAACACTGCAACAAACTCAAACTCTCCTTAATTTTCACAGTGGGAAGAGCTTCCACGGCTTCCTTTTTCGCCGGTGGCGTCCCGTACCGATTTGGATCATTCTCAGCCAAATGCTGTAGCAACATATCCAATCCTGGTCCTATAAAGTAATCACCCAATGACCCAATTGGGTTTTGATTATTATCATTACCATTTTGACTTTGAACAACAAGTGTTTGATTAAATGGGTTAATCAAAATAACTCGTTCTCTTTCATCTCTTTCTGTTAAAGACTCAGAATTTTGTGATTCTGAAGCTAACCCAGCTCGAATTCCTTGAAGCAATTGAAGAATATTAGctgagcttcttcttcttctccttatAAACGATTCCAATTCCCGATCCAACTCAGTATCTCCATCTCCACCTTCATGGTGAGGGTTTGAATTTAAACccatttcatcatcatcttcatcttcatcttcttcgtTATCGAAATCCATAGCTCTGAATCTTCTCCTGCGACGGGGATTACCCATCATTCCTAGTAAGATTGGAGCCCAAAGAGAGAGAGCTCGATCAGATCCAAGATCGGAACTTTGAGAGGGATTATCTGAACCCTCTTCGTTGTTGTTCATTTCTTCGATGAAACCGCTTTGGCAAAAGGGGCATTTGATTTCAACCATTTCCATGATTGGATTGACTATTTGAGAACACATGTGACACCAATACCTTGAAACAATTGATTCATCCATTTTTGTCTGTAACAAACGAAAAAAGGGGAATTTTGAATTAGAGAAAAGAAATCCTAGGAGTGATTGTGGATCGCCATGGAAGGAAACCCAGTTCGGATTTGAGGGTTTTGTGTTAGAAAGTGAGAATCTTTGTCAGAaaaaagctttgaaaattcatgGAAAAAAGCTTACAAGAACAAAAtcaaactgatttttttttttatttctaaaaccacatataatataatttatgtaattataaaaatatttatatatataaaaaaaaaatgaagaagatgatgatggaGAAGATTCTTACCAAAATGCAGAAGAAAGAGGTAGAAaggtttttgtaatttttacaaGTGGaggaaaaattaagaaagagaaatgatttatcttttttttgaatatatatgtggtttttgaaaagaagaatctagattcttgagaaaataaataaataaaaataattttatttatttatttatgtatatgtaaTGGCATGAAGAGAGTGGCTAATAAATTAGAATGAAAGGCATTAATTTTATGAGAGAATATAATAACATTTGAAATTTACTATAAGGATAATGAAGATGAAGATCAATATGAAATATGGAGAAGAAGATGAACATATTTGACACGCAatatcatatttaattaataaattaataatatatatttgtaaaaattattaatggGGTGatctattttataaaatataagttaaaagaataaataagattttatattttttaaaataatatttgagtttattttgtgtgaaaataaaatttaattctaaaagtgttaaaataaaattaattatatttttttttatttattagcaCTAAAAACtatttcaagttggttatatataaatagttaaaaattaagctcatAATATTATTTCGtactatttaaaaaatacataatataatttattattaacaaaataaataatttaatattcaattttataaatataaaatctaaaataatattaatcacattgaatgtaattatttatttatttatttttattaacgaatatctttatttttagtaaaattataataaatttatatatgtataattatttataatattaatttaaatgatttattttaaaaaataaaataatttataatactaaaaatataatttaaatattttttatatgcatttgattaattattttaaattttatcttatgatattataatttttttcaccgACAAGTACGATACTAAAATTAAGTTACAATTTTTTCACATATTGAAATGTAAAGTGACACACTATTATTTCTTCTGTTTTATAGGAAGAGTGGAGAAGTTTGGGATTTATTTGTaaagacaaaaatatttttaaattacataacatataaaataatgtaaaaaataaatgtttttttttaatgtcttTGGTTTAATTCATCAAAACGCGTTTGTGCTTGTCAATAGAATCAAATGTATAATTTGCTTTGTTTTCTTCCCATAATTGATAATctaatcattttaaaaatttagttgtataaaattgctaaaaaaatattattcttcactgttattgttgtaattaagtattgagtcttttataacttaaaaaaatagttttaaagaATATTATTAACTAATCGTAAGACCCACttataaaaaaatgttaaatacCACTAATGTCcaataataatatttcaaaaataattaatctcGAATAAAATCAATTCAATTTTCCTTTGTTTCAATAATTGCTTAGTATTTataaataaacaatttttattatatgtgaAGTTCGAAGAACTTacaatgttatatatattaatgtaacTTATAATATTATCAAACCCATGTGATGTGATCCTTTACTTAAATTTGTCACAAACtataaatattgtatttttatttttatatattttcttttcctAAAAATAAAAGTTGCTATTTTTGTAGTATACTAATACTAGATTCTTGTCCATATTCCACTCTTAATTGTGATTTAGCTCAAATCAAGCATTAGCTTAGCTAGCTTACAAACAATTTTTGTATAGATtacttagttaaatttttttatttaatattcttttttaaaagtaaatgaaattttttattaatagataaattaaatataatccaTATAAGAAGATATCACTCATTGAGAAgaatcaacaaaaataaaagaaagcaaACCTTAATATTACTTTCAATTGAAGGATTAACTATACTAGTGGTGAAATATTAAAAGAATGTGAAAAGTACTAGATTTTCTATCCAATAAATTTCTAACAAATTAAATTTGTCAATGACAATTAATCAAAGATGTAAAAATTGCTTAGATTATTTCAAATCCGAATGAATTTATGATAGATGAAACCTATCAATGACAATCAAACAAAAATGTTCcaattaatcaatattttttgTTACATAGAGTTTGTGTAGTCACATAATATAAATAGAGCCTATTATTTGTttgtatacataaatatattatgCTTCATATGAAAAGACTAAAAGGTCATTTGGCTCTTTTAAGAAAGCAAAGTAAGGAAAAGTTCAAAAATGATTCTTGGTTTTAACCATATACATTGATACATTTATATCAATTTCATTATTGAATACCAATAAATGTTTTATGTCAATATCATTGGACCCTTTAACAACAAATCCACCAAGTATGGTTTAATTAAACCCACAACTtgcaatttttattatttcattttttatttttagagagaaaattggttcaatattgattattttgatgTATTATAAGTTTCTTGGATGAACTAAATGTTAGAtgttatagaaagaaaaaaaatttaaaacaaaaagtcaaattaacttttatatttagtagtaatattaattaaaaaaaatcactactataatatagtatttctttaattaattttcattataaATTTAAGAGGATTAGACTAATGAGCATAGGTCCCACCACTAActtcttttttaattatatgttctTCTTTACACTTTACTcctttttttaacaaatttttactattatgtccccaacaaataaatatacttttttatttaatttccacatgtaatttcttttttctcttttatcttatttataatattattattattttgtccaaAATATCACTCACACTATCTAATTCCATTCCTCATGTCACATACACACCTACTAAATGTGAATGATATTGAATTATATAATGCATGCATGACCAAGCCTTTGatgaataattttaaattttaatcattaaaaataataGTGTAATGAATTGACCTTTCATTcatgagagaaagagatgatgatgataataataataatcatgcaAGGGTGACGTGGCATagaaataatgataataataataataataataattaataaagagATTAAATTTTGTTGAGGAGTGAGGACATAGAAAATGGAATCAAATGTGTCTTTTCTAACTATGGTCCATTCCCAACTCATCCCAACACGCTTATAGCCACTTAAAAATGAGTATTATTAACATGTATTAGTAGTGTTCAGTACTTTCTATAAGTGGCGTTTTACGATTAGTTAGtaatatttcttaaaaaatattttcttaagttatataagattcaatacttaattatatgTAATACTGAAAAAGGTGATAGAGACCTACAATGCTTGAAGCTTTTAATTACTAACATAAAATCAACCTCACCTACAACTTATTAATCTCATTTGCTATAATAACATGTGTTGGTACTTGCTACCTAgtcttttacaaaacacactcatcaccaccaccaccattatCATCATAATCCACAATTGTCGATGCTTTTCTAACACTAACAAAGACATTTTTGACCAACCCATTTAAAAATTTGCACATTATCACCATAAGTTACATTTTTCTATTCTTCTAGTGAAAATAACTTATATGTTGTTTGAGATCAAATCCATTATGGAATAGTAAGTTTTTCTTAGAGCGATGTTATACATTGGACATATCCTGAGTAAGGTGGTAGTATAGCTTTAGTCAAAAGTTATATAGTCATTTGAGTAATTTCATGCTATTACCACGTGACTTGTTTTCGTATAATTATTTTGAACTCAatgttttataaaatttattgattaaattttttattttgtaaaataataaaataacattaaataatacttaattctattttcataaattttatttttaaaatagcaAACCTCAAGCTAAGTTCTCGTACAAAATGAACAGATGCAAAAAATATAATCACCCTGATCATAACACCTCTAAACCatgttattattaagttttattttaataaaaattaaacttagaaaaTTATCTTCtatctctttttttaaaaaaaattactgagtaattcatttaaaaaaacacaatccaaaataatatttatatcatttttaatataatGTCAAGAGCACATAGTTGAGAATATCTTATCTTTAGTAAAAAGACCTGAGATGCTTGTCATGAAGGTAAGTATGTATGGAGTAcacaaacatgaaaatgacttacacaGAATCTAATGCTTCTCTCTTTAATGtttacatttatttatatatattgtggtGAATGTGTTAAGTAGAAGTGTCTTTCTACGAAGTATTGGACAGCATTTTCTTTTCCTATTATTACATGGCATTTACTCAGATTCTTAATGGTTGTTCTTTTCGGTTGTTGTATCTATTTTGGTGAAAACTTATCAAGCACGGTCAAATAGATGGAAGAAAATAGCTCCATTTTGAAAGCTTAGTTAGAATTGCATTGATTTAGTGTCACAAATGTCCCTAAATAGTAAAATCTAATAATAGAGGTTAAGATGATATCAAACACCAATTTTACAGACAATTATCCATCTAAGGATGATCAATGATCGATTTTTCGAGTATTcgttctttttcttctcaattttcGCTAACTAAAAACCGAAGCAAAAAGTAAACATCTTTGTCGAAATTTCTTTACGAATTTCAATGCATGAAATGAAGTTACTTGCACTCATATCAATCAATGCAAAAGATTTAGTAAGAAATTGAGAATGACAATGGCTTCATGATCACTTTTCTCTAGTGGTAAAACTAAATTGTGTCTACTTTTTATAGAATTGTAATAACACTACAAAATCAATCAATGTGGTTTCTTCTCCTTCTAGCTTACCATGATCGGTAGCTTTCTATTTCCGCACAAAAA
This Cannabis sativa cultivar Pink pepper isolate KNU-18-1 chromosome 6, ASM2916894v1, whole genome shotgun sequence DNA region includes the following protein-coding sequences:
- the LOC115725327 gene encoding E3 ubiquitin-protein ligase SIRP1, with protein sequence MDESIVSRYWCHMCSQIVNPIMEMVEIKCPFCQSGFIEEMNNNEEGSDNPSQSSDLGSDRALSLWAPILLGMMGNPRRRRRFRAMDFDNEEDEDEDDDEMGLNSNPHHEGGDGDTELDRELESFIRRRRRSSANILQLLQGIRAGLASESQNSESLTERDERERVILINPFNQTLVVQSQNGNDNNQNPIGSLGDYFIGPGLDMLLQHLAENDPNRYGTPPAKKEAVEALPTVKIKESLSLLQCSVCLDDFEIGCEAKEMPCKHKFHKDCILPWLELHSSCPVCRFQIASDESKNGGNDNSVVVVGEEEEEGGEEEEHNDGDGRNGSSSGRRFSLSWPFNLFSSSSSSTSSSNGNGGSNGGGGSGNGNGNGFQANEN
- the LOC115725037 gene encoding pyruvate kinase, cytosolic isozyme; translation: MDHQVIMQRPKTKIVCTLGPASRSVPMVEKLLRAGMNVARFNFSHGSHEYHQETLDNLQQAMENTGILCAVMLDTKGPEIRTGFLKDGKPIQLKKGNEITISTDYTLKGDESTICMSYKKLAVDVKPGMVILCADGTISFTVLSCDVKNGLLRCRCENSAVLGERKNVNLPGVIVDLPTLTEKDKEDILQWGVPNKIDMIALSFVRKGSDLVEVRKLLGKHSKNIMLMSKVENQEGVANFDDILANSDAFMVARGDLGMEIPIEKIFLAQKVMIYKCNIQGKPVVTATQMLESMIKSPRPTRAEATDVANAVLDGTDCVMLSGETAAGAYPELAVRTMAKICVEAENTIDYGDVFKRVMEHSPVPMSPLESLAATAVKTANSSKATLILVLTRGGSTAKLVAKYRPGMPILSVVVPELKTDSFDWSCSDEAPARHSLIFRGLVPVLSAGSSRASSAETTEEALEFAIQHAKSKGLCKIGDSVVALHRDGTASVIKILTVK